In a genomic window of Drosophila takahashii strain IR98-3 E-12201 chromosome 3L, DtakHiC1v2, whole genome shotgun sequence:
- the Gug gene encoding arginine-glutamic acid dipeptide repeats protein isoform X9, with product MAASTQGEIRVGPGHQVNDVYAKLPDYNPISSFPIDKETDERELEESRWSPGVVADGDLLMFLRAARSMAAFQGMCDGGLEDGCLAASRDDTTINALDVLHDSGYDPGKALQALVKCPVSKGIDKKWTEDETKKFIKGLRQFGKNFFRIHKDLLPHKDTPELVEFYYLWKKTPGANNNRPHRRRRQSALRRNRVTRANNSNSNTPPKKEDTPEPQTATTAATATATASAASETASRSSPAVSKEENSSLTEDDASECDSDSSLTHKRDESPSRMRTRNKQQNSNSSNQNSSNTTSSSSSSGGGSNNAASGNATSIGSGSSGGGAAGGNSSSSKDQSANANAVANGKRPKRGSETPDVAGGGASVDSPKTPTKAVAESSANKRKGGKQDTPNKKKRTEQEERSSEPASAQEEPNAVKEKSRKRPDSPVESMNSDSRPDSVLDDGESNTTDTTTAEQQSTKDSKETTVSCKEERDMITNSDLEAKAEEAKAFKAEALAAEDSKDSAIKNMDEETNIQAPSSLDASSVEGPPVVNPVAPPITMKVPTIATVEALNASVDRKEAIEKMESCDSDPEMLKKLATIKQEVSPQQQHQQQQQSQQQQLQQQLAPMGIQPPPISAPSESIYIKKEPMEDSMDATCNQNSNEPQDLKVKIEIKNEDALKHSAGGGLPPTGPGAPHPLSGAPVESNQEPLHLQHLPPQPPPGYLIDGQLKYGPPGQGVPPQPPQLHSDAAGGAPPGAAPTTPQKYPPELEMKFAPQDLKYPPPPPLDALKYSQEMQAAAAAAAAAGKYDMKYMMEQQGKYPVELSAAHQPPSKPGYQDSLKIPDVKAGFGHLPHNVGSPLDVAHKYGPPPTSQESQQQQQSQQQQQSQPPGATPPPGIAMPKPHYQHDVQTPPLGRPFEPTGLMLKYGDPLAAKYGPPQDLKYPMPPVSQAGGPADVKPYGGENLIKSSPYGPPPESPIDASARSTPGQDSQGSNSNSQPPSMPPQPQQFQSPHPSPHMPSPAGGGLPPGMHPQNLIHGPPTGAPQPPPPPTSLHQPTPTAPGPPSLQHGLHPGHPGHPQLSVASSMPPSSIGIPPTLSTMAPSHMHPHLHPHAHLQGLHRPHDLPPSMHPHAPMPLSLQGHPPHGHGGLPQSHAPQQQQQQQPTGTVRTPSPAQQQQQPPRSLHDPQSSREPPSSQPSTTMAAGSSGGGPPPQQSPHAHRTSPLPGLSGSGPPPPGLIGHPMAIHPHLAHLPPGHPAHAALAHPGHHLLSHSIAGLGPGGGPIALLAGPGGLGGIPESALSRRTPPSHLPHASHASAAPLTPHSVASMTSSSMSLTTSTVPSSAFSRASPSVQISSGGGGGGPSSSGPGSVGLANSSAAAAAAAAAAAHRAASPASSVSSLSRQSPLHPVPQSPLSHHPSSSALSAAAAAVAERDRHALMRQQSPHMTPPPVSQASLMASPLSKMYAPQPGQRGLGTSPPPHLRPGASPPVIRHPQMPLPLPLIAPGGGIPQIGVHPGQSPYPHPLLHPSVFYSPHHHPFNSPYGYAPYGPGFPAYMKPPPQPGQLDPAAVMAAHHAGLQGPPPQQMRQDEQNAAAAAAAAAAAEKQHQAAAAAAAQQHKAPQQQPPGGMPPNKPPTPKTPQGPGGGMPPGMGGPGTPTGLPPGAYPGSHMPGYPQGPPHGSPFAPQDGQPHGLKPTSHMDALRAHAHSANSAGMGGGHHPTEPLPIDIEPDPEPEIPSPTHNIPRGPSPEAKPDDTECHRSQSAIFVRHIDRGDYNSCTRTDLIFKPVADSKLARKREERDRKLAEKERERRQQQQQQQQQQQQQQAAAAQQAAQQAKMKAELKPPYADTPALRQLSEYARPHVAFSPVEQMVPYHHPMGPMYRERELEEIKNAQAAAASQSRLDPHWMEYYRRGIHPSQFPLYANPAISQMERERLGIPPPHHVGLDPGEHMIRLTREYHAHSHTHLHLPLHPQPQPPEAGFQLPPNVGQYPRPNMLIPREPHSDVLLRMSYADQLQYLQAAEFQRQSLHDQYFRQRPR from the exons ATGGCGGCCTCCACTCAAGGAGAAATTCGAGTGGGTCCCGGCCACCAGGTAAACGATGTCTAT GCAAAACTGCCCGATTATAATCCAATCTCAAGCTTCCCCATCGACAAGGAAACCGATGAACGTGAACTAGAGGAATCAAGATGGAGTCCAGGCGTTGTGGCCGATGGCGACTTGTTAATGTTCTTGCGTGCGGCTCGCTCGATGGCTGCATTTCAAGGAATGTGTGATGGCGGTTTAGAAGACGGTTGTTTGGCTGCCAGTCGCGACGACACCACAATAAACGCACTCGACGTG CTCCACGATTCTGGCTACGATCCAGGCAAAGCTCTACAAGCGCTCGTAAAGTGCCCCGTTTCCAAGGGCATCGACAAGAAGTGGACGGAGGACGAAACAAAGAAATTCATCAAGGGTCTGCGACAGTTCGGGAAGAACTTCTTCCGCATCCACAAGGACCTGCTGCCGCACAAGGACACGCCGGAGCTGGTCGAGTTCTACTATCTGTGGAAGAAGACGCCCGGCGCGAACAACAACAGGCCGCACAGGCGGCGTAGACAGAGCGCCCTGCGCCGCAATCGTGTCACGCGggccaacaacagcaacagcaacacaccTCCCAAGAAGGAGGACACTCCGGAACCACAAACTGCGACGACGGCGGCGACGGCGACGGCGACGGCAAGCGCGGCGTCCGAGACGGCGAGTCGCTCCTCGCCCGCTGTCTCCAAGGAGGAGAACAGCTCGCTCACCGAGGACGACGCCAGCGAGTGCGACAGTGATTCGAGTCTGACCCACAAAAGGGATGAATCACCCTCAAGGATGAGGACGCGAAATAAGCAAcagaacagcaacagcagcaaccagaacagcagcaacaccaccagcagcagcagcagcagcggcggcggcagcaacaacgccGCTTCCGGCAACGCCACTTCCATAGGCAGCGGTTCGAGCGGCGGCGGTGCCGCTGGCGGCAACAGCTCCTCGTCCAAGGACCAGTCAGCCAACGCCAACGCCGTGGCTAATGGCAAGAGGCCCAAGCGAGGCTCCGAAACACCGGATGTGGCCGGCGGCGGAGCCTCGGTCGATAGTCCCAAGACGCCGACGAAAGCGGTGGCCGAGAGTTCGGCCAACAAGCGCAAGGGCGGCAAGCAGGATACGCCCAACAAGAAGAAGCGAACGGAACAGGAGGAACGCAGCAGCGAGCCAGCGAGTGCCCAGGAGGAGCCGAATGCCGTCAAGGAGAAGTCGCGCAAGCGACCGGACAGCCCGGTGGAGAGCATGAACTCGGACAGCCGGCCGGACTCGGTGCTCGACGATGGCGAGTCGAATACGACGGACACCACCACCGCCGAGCAGCAGTCCACCAAGGACAGCAAGGAGACGACGGTCAGCTGCAAGGAGGAGCGCGATATGATCACCAACAGTGATCTGGAGGCCAAGGCGGAGGAAGCGAAGGCCTTCAAGGCGGAGGCTTTGGCGGCGGAGGACAGCAAGGATAGCGCCATTAAGAACATGGACGAGGAGACGAATATCCAGGCGCCGAGCAGTCTGGATGCGAGTTCGGTGGAGGGACCCCCTGTGGTCAATCCCGTGGCGCCGCCCATTACCATGAAGGTGCCCACAATTGCCACTGTGGAGGCGCTGAATGCTTCGGTGGATCGCAAGGAGGCCATCGAGAAAATGGAGTCCTGCGACAGCGATCCAGAGATGCTCAAGAAGCTGGCCACCATCAAGCAGGAGGTTtctccgcagcagcagcaccagcagcagcagcaatcccaacagcagcagttgcaacaGCAACTTGCTCCCATGGGCATTCAGCCACCTCCAATTAGCGCCCCCTCAGAATCGATCTACATCAAGAAGGAGCCCATGGAGGACTCCATGGACGCCACCTGCAATCAGAACAGCAACGAGCCGCAGGATCTCAAGGTGAAGATCGAGATTAAGAATGAGGATGCACTGAAGCACAGTGCGGGAGGAGGTCTGCCGCCCACGGGACCAGGTGCACCACATCCGCTCTCCGGAGCTCCCGTAGAAAGTAATCAGGAGCCGCTGCACCTGCAACATCTGCCTCCGCAACCGCCTCCTGGCTACCTGATCGATGGCCAGCTGAAGTACGGACCACCGGGACAGGGAGTGCCGCCGCAGCCACCGCAGCTGCATAGCGATGCGGCTGGAGGAGCACCGCCCGGAGCAGCGCCTACAACGCCGCAGAAATACCCCCCCGAGCTGGAGATGAAGTTTGCTCCCCAGGATCTCAAGTAtccaccaccgccaccgctGGATGCACTCAAGTACAGCCAGGAGAtgcaggcggcggcggctgcagCGGCTGCTGCCGGCAAGTACGACATGAAGTACATGATGGAGCAGCAGGGCAAGTATCCCGTGGAGTTGTCCGCTGCCCATCAGCCGCCTAGCAAGCCGGGCTACCAGGATTCGCTAAAGATTCCCGATGTAAAGGCCGGCTTTGGTCACCTGCCGCACAACGTGGGCTCTCCGCTGGACGTGGCCCACAAATACGGACCGCCACCCACATCCCAAGagtcccagcagcagcagcaatcgcagcagcagcagcagtcgcagCCGCCGGGAGCCACACCTCCGCCTGGCATCGCCATGCCCAAGCCGCACTACCAGCACGACGTGCAGACGCCTCCCTTGGGACGACCCTTCGAGCCCACTGGCTTGATGCTCAAGTACGGCGATCCATTGGCGGCTAAGTACGGTCCGCCGCAGGATCTCAAGTACCCCATGCCACCGGTTTCGCAGGCAGGAGGACCTGCGGACGTGAAGCCCTATGGCGGCGAGAATCTGATCAAATCCTCGCCTTACGGGCCTCCGCCCGAGAGTCCAATCGACGCCTCTGCGCGCTCTACTCCTGGCCAAGATAGCCAGGGCAGCAATAGTAATTCGCAGCCGCCGTCGATGCCACCGCAACCGCAGCAGTTCCAGTCGCCGCATCCCTCGCCGCACATGCCTTCGCCAGCGGGAGGTGGCCTGCCGCCGGGAATGCATCCGCAAAATCTCATCCACGGCCCGCCAACAGGCGCCCCTcagccgccgccaccgcccaCGTCGTTGCATCAGCCCACGCCGACGGCTCCAGGTCCTCCAAGTCTACAGCATGGCCTGCATCCCGGACATCCGGGACACCCGCAACTGTCGGTGGCTTCATCGATGCCCCCGAGCTCCATTGGCATACCTCCCACGCTCTCGACGATGGCGCCCTCGCACATGCATCCTCACCTTCATCCGCACGCCCATCTGCAGGGTCTCCATCGGCCGCACGATCTGCCACCCAGTATGCATCCGCATGCTCCGATGCCGCTGTCGCTCCAGGGACATCCGCCACATGGTCACGGTGGACTGCCGCAGTCGCATgctccccagcagcagcagcagcaacagccaaCTGGCACGGTGCGTACGCCATCAcctgcccagcagcagcagcagccgccgagGTCTCTGCACGATCCGCAATCCTCGCGGGAGCCGCCCAGCTCGCAGCCCTCGACCACGATGGCAGCGGGATCGAGTGGCGGCGGCCCACCGCCGCAACAGTCGCCGCATGCGCATCGCACATCGCCGTTGCCCGGGCTCTCGGGTAGTGGTCCTCCGCCGCCGGGACTCATTGGGCATCCGATGGCCATACACCCGCACCTGGCCCACCTGCCACCGGGTCATCCGGCCCACGCAGCGCTCGCCCATCCGGGACACCATCTGCTCTCGCATTCGATAGCAGGCCTGGGACCGGGCGGTGGACCCATCGCCTTGCTAGCCGGACCCGGTGGCCTGGGAGGTATTCCCGAGTCCGCTCTCAGTCGCCGCACCCCGCCCTCTCACCTGCCACACGCCTCGCACGCCTCCGCGGCCCCGCTGACGCCGCATTCGGTGGCCAGCATGACCTCCAGCAGCATGTCGCTGACCACCAGCACGGTGCCATCGTCTGCCTTCAGTCGCGCCAGTCCCAGCGTACAGATCTCGagcggtggaggaggaggaggaccaaGCTCCTCAGGACCCGGCAGCGTTGGACTGGCCAACTCctcggcagcggcggcggcggctgcagCGGCAGCTGCCCATCGAGCGGCCTCGCCGGCGTCCAGCGTTAGCAGCCTGAGTCGCCAGAGCCCGCTGCATCCGGTGCCACAGTCGCCGCTCAGCCATCATCCCTCGTCCTCTGCGCTCTCCGCCGCGGCAGCCGCTGTGGCGGAAAGGGATCGGCATGCGCTGATGCGTCAGCAGTCGCCGCACATGACGCCACCGCCGGTGTCGCAGGCCTCGCTGATGGCCAGTCCGCTGAGCAAGATGTACGCTCCTCAACCGGGTCAGCGGGGTTTGGGAACATCTCCGCCGCCGCATTTGCGGCCAGGAGCCTCGCCGCCGGTCATCCGCCATCCTCAGATGCCGCTGCCGTTGCCGCTGATTGCACCTGGCGGGGGAATTCCGCAGATTGGAGTGCATCCCGGGCAGTCGCCGTATCCGCACCCGCTGCTGCATCCCTCGGTCTTCTACTCGCCGCATCACCATCCCTTCAATTCGCCATATGGATATGCGCCCTATGGTCCTGGTTTTCCGGCCTACATGAAGCCGCCGCCACAGCCGGGACAACTTGACCCCGCTGCCGTGATGGCCGCTCACCATGCCGGATTGCAAGGTCCGCCGCCGCAGCAGATGCGTCAGGATGAGCAGAATGCAGCGgcggccgcagcagcagctgcagctgctgagAAGCAACACCAGGCGGCTGCAGCAGCGGCCGCCCAGCAGCACAAGGCGCCGCAGCAACAGCCGCCCGGCGGAATGCCACCGAACAAGCCGCCGACGCCAAAGACGCCGCAGGGTCCGGGCGGTGGGATGCCTCCCGGAATGGGTGGACCGGGAACACCGACGGGACTGCCGCCTGGTGCCTACCCCGGCAGCCATATGCCGGGATATCCACAGGGACCGCCGCATGGATCGCCCTTCGCGCCGCAAGATGGTCAGCCTCACGGTCTGAAGCCCACGTCGCACATGGACGCCCTGCGAGCGCACGCACACTCGGCCAATTCGGCGGGAATGGGCGGCGGACATCATCCCACGGAGCCAT tgcCCATTGATATTGAGCCGGATCCGGAGCCAGAGATTCCCAGTCCCACGCACAACATACCACGTGGTCCCAGTCCCGAAGCGAAACCGGACGACACCGAGTGCCATCGCTCTCAGTCTGCCAT ATTTGTGCGCCACATCGATCGTGGGGATTACAACTCATGCACGAGAACGGATTTGATCTTCAAGCCGGTGGCCGACTCAAAGTTGGCTCGCAAGCGCGAAGAGCGCGACCGCAAGCTGGCCGAAAAGGAGCGAGAGCGGCGTCAG cagcagcaacaacagcaacagcagcagcaacaacagcaggcaGCAGCCGCTCAACAGGCGGCGCAGCAGGCCAAGATGAAGGCGGAGCTGAAGCCGCCGTATGCGGATACGCCAGCACTGCGCCAACTGTCGGAGTACGCTCGTCCCCACGTCGCCTTCAG TCCTGTTGAGCAGATGGTGCCATATCATCATCCAATGGGCCCCATGTACAGAGAGAG GGAACTGGAAGAGATCAAGAACGCACAAGCTGCTGCGGCGAGTCAATCCCGACTAGATCCGCACTGGATGGAGTACTATCGACG CGGCATCCACCCCTCGCAGTTCCCCCTGTATGCGAATCCCGCGATATCGCAGATGGAGAGGGAGCGTCTGGGAATTCCACCTCCGCACCATGTGGGGTTGGACCCGGGCGAGCACATG ATACGATTGACGAGAGAATATCATGCACACTCTCATACTCATTTACATTTGCCTTTGCATCCACAGCCGCAACCACCGGAGGCCGGTTTCCAACTGCC